AACGGAATTTGTAATGCTTGAAAATGTCCCTGTCGGTATTTGTAATAAATGTGGGTACCGATATTATCATTCAACCATACTGAAAAGAGTTGAGGAAATTGCGCAGGGTAAGCGAATTCCAGAACGAACCGAATGCATACCAGTTGCTCAGTTAGCATAAGATAATCAAAGAAATAATAGAATGGAATTAATCATGCCCCAACCCAAACCAGAAATCATCTTCTACTGTTGCGAATGGAACCCGTACATCGCTGCCGATAATGCGGGCGCTCACAAGTTGCAATATCCAGCCACCATCAAGATCGTGCCTGTGAATTGCAGCGGCAGAATTACGCCGAAACTGATCCTCAATGCTTTCGAACACGGTGCTGATGGGGTGCTGATCGGCGCCTGCGGCAAGGGGGAATGCCATTATATATCGGGCAATAAGACTTGCGAAGGCGTTGTAAAGGAGACGCAGGATTTGCTTCACCTATCTGGAATCGATCCGCAGCGATTGGGCTTCGAGCTGTTTTCGGACATCAGTGGTGAATTTTTCGTCTCGGTGGTCACTCGATTCCATGAAAAGATCGTTCAGTTAGGTACGCTGGCGCAGAAGGAGGCGGCATGAAATTAGACGCCATCATCGAACAGACCAATGCCTACTATTGTCTCGAATGCGGCATCTGCAC
This DNA window, taken from candidate division KSB1 bacterium, encodes the following:
- a CDS encoding hydrogenase iron-sulfur subunit, whose amino-acid sequence is MPQPKPEIIFYCCEWNPYIAADNAGAHKLQYPATIKIVPVNCSGRITPKLILNAFEHGADGVLIGACGKGECHYISGNKTCEGVVKETQDLLHLSGIDPQRLGFELFSDISGEFFVSVVTRFHEKIVQLGTLAQKEAA
- a CDS encoding YgiT-type zinc finger protein; this translates as MYGYRCEYCEGTVEERLVKKEVFRYKTEFVMLENVPVGICNKCGYRYYHSTILKRVEEIAQGKRIPERTECIPVAQLA